A region of the Halosolutus amylolyticus genome:
TCTGTAACTTATCCTGCCCTCCCCCGTTGAGCGGACCCGAAGGGCCCGCGATGCTCGGAAGAGGGCGCTCTTCCGTTGATTCGCGAGGTGCACCGCTCTCTGCAGTGTGCCTCACTCCTGGCCAACAGGTTTGAGGGATTTCGAGTCAGCCGATCGATACGATCGCTCAGGCGATCTCGAAGCCGTCGTCGGTCCGCTCGAGGTGGCCCTCGTCGCGAAGCGTCCCGGTGATCGAGAGGACGACACCACGACTGAGATCGAGGTGTTCCCGAAGCTCTTCGGCTGTCGCGCCGTCGTTGAGCGCCACGTAGAGGTAGACCAGCTTGCCGCGCGCGGAATCGAGTTCCGCCGGGACCGAGACGTCTGCCCCCGGTGATGGTGACGAACCCATACCGGGAGATTCCGTCGCTGACAGGTATACCTTCTGCCTGCACCGATCGTCCGTCCCGGTGATACGATCCGCGTGCGATCGGTGCTAGCGCGTCCCTAACCGGCAGGCGAGGCGCTTTTGTACTCGACGCTGCGAGTGAGCACGAGAACGATGTCGACGCACGTTACTCTCCTCGCGCTCCTGACCGGATTGGTCACAGGGGTCCTGTTTCGCTTTCTCAACGTCCCGATCCCCGCACCGCCGGAACTTCCCGGTATCGTGGGAATTATCGGGATCTACGTCGGGTACAAGCTGATCGACCACTTGGACGTCGGGATCGATCTCCTCGACGTACTGGGCGCATAACGGCAGTGGAGGCCCCGGTCAGGACGACTCGATCGCGAGCGACCCCTTCGCCAGGGCCCAAATA
Encoded here:
- a CDS encoding helix-turn-helix domain-containing protein, translated to MGSSPSPGADVSVPAELDSARGKLVYLYVALNDGATAEELREHLDLSRGVVLSITGTLRDEGHLERTDDGFEIA
- a CDS encoding XapX domain-containing protein, whose product is MSTHVTLLALLTGLVTGVLFRFLNVPIPAPPELPGIVGIIGIYVGYKLIDHLDVGIDLLDVLGA